One window of the Shewanella maritima genome contains the following:
- the astA gene encoding arginine N-succinyltransferase: MLIIRPIRASDYDALHSIAIESGHGFTSLPVNEELLRSKIERAENSFNKKVKTPQDEGYLMVMEDTKTGEVVGTCGIEAAVGMEDAFYHYRLGTEVYHSEQISVRNEVETLTLCHDYTGAAELCTLFLKDRYRKGRNGRMLSRSRFLFLAQHKERFGHTVIAEMRGVSDDKGQSPFYEWLQKHFLGIDFVEADYLSGLGKKSFMGEMMPRSPVYVGMLPAKARRVIGEVHKNTKPALRLLEAEGFKFRNYVDIFDGGPTVECALTDIRAVQQSRLLTVKIGRMPHADTHYIFSNTSVAEYRAATAKLLVSHEHDEVILSPEIAKNLLVEAGDQIRVLSM; encoded by the coding sequence ATGTTAATCATTCGGCCAATACGCGCCTCTGATTATGATGCCTTGCATAGCATTGCCATTGAATCGGGGCACGGATTTACCTCGCTGCCAGTCAATGAAGAGCTACTGCGCTCTAAAATCGAGCGTGCTGAAAACTCTTTTAATAAGAAAGTTAAAACGCCGCAGGACGAAGGCTACTTAATGGTGATGGAAGACACCAAAACCGGTGAAGTTGTCGGTACCTGTGGTATCGAAGCTGCAGTCGGGATGGAAGATGCTTTTTATCACTATCGTTTAGGCACTGAGGTTTACCACTCAGAACAAATTTCGGTTCGTAATGAAGTTGAAACCTTAACCCTTTGTCATGATTACACTGGCGCAGCAGAACTATGCACGCTGTTTTTAAAAGACCGCTACCGTAAAGGCCGCAATGGTCGCATGCTATCTCGCTCGCGCTTTTTATTTTTAGCTCAGCACAAAGAGCGCTTTGGTCACACTGTGATCGCTGAAATGCGCGGCGTGAGTGATGATAAGGGCCAATCACCTTTTTATGAATGGCTGCAAAAGCACTTCTTGGGTATCGACTTTGTCGAAGCTGACTACTTATCAGGTTTAGGCAAGAAGTCTTTTATGGGTGAAATGATGCCTCGTAGCCCGGTTTATGTTGGCATGCTGCCAGCAAAAGCGCGCCGCGTGATAGGTGAAGTCCATAAAAATACTAAGCCTGCGCTGCGTTTACTTGAAGCAGAAGGCTTTAAGTTTAGGAATTACGTCGATATCTTCGATGGAGGTCCAACGGTTGAGTGTGCTTTGACCGACATTCGCGCGGTTCAACAAAGTCGCTTGCTTACCGTTAAAATCGGCCGTATGCCGCATGCTGATACGCATTATATTTTTTCAAATACTTCAGTTGCCGAATATCGCGCCGCAACTGCCAAGTTACTCGTCTCCCATGAACACGACGAAGTGATTTTAAGCCCTGAAATTGCCAAAAATTTGTTGGTAGAAGCAGGCGATCAAATCCGCGTGTTATCAATGTAG
- the astD gene encoding succinylglutamate-semialdehyde dehydrogenase, whose amino-acid sequence MEQFINGQWLAGKGHSVQSTNPANKEVIWQGNTATTEQVNQAIEAARNAQFDWFMLGYEGRIAVINAYKAQLEAHKDEIAETIAQETGKPQWETATEAGAMIGKIGLSIQSYDKRTGTSTNEIPAGRAVLRHKPHGVVAVFGPYNFPGHLPNGHIVPALIAGNTVVFKPSELTPKVAELMLKCWEKAGLPAGVINLVQGEVETGKALASHPQIDGLFFTGSSRTGHILHEQFAGHPGKILALEMGGNNPLIVKDVADTKAAVHEILQSAYISAGQRCTCARRLYIEQGAKGDELIAMLTEAVKQIAVAPWNAQPQPFMGSMISEGAAKGMVAAQDNLQSLGGQSLVELKHLEAGTGLVSPGLIDVTAIDALPDEEYFGPLLQVVRYQDFDQAINLANDTRYGLSAGLLADSREDYDYFLARIRAGIVNWNKQITGASGAAPFGGVGASGNHRASAFYAADYCAYPVASVEADAVNLPTSLSPGLKL is encoded by the coding sequence ATGGAACAGTTTATTAATGGTCAGTGGCTTGCTGGTAAGGGCCACAGCGTACAATCAACTAACCCAGCCAATAAAGAAGTAATTTGGCAGGGTAATACCGCTACAACTGAGCAAGTTAATCAAGCAATTGAAGCTGCGCGAAATGCACAGTTTGATTGGTTTATGTTGGGCTATGAAGGCCGCATCGCGGTGATCAATGCCTATAAAGCACAGCTAGAAGCGCACAAAGACGAAATTGCTGAAACTATCGCACAAGAGACTGGTAAGCCGCAGTGGGAAACCGCCACTGAAGCGGGCGCCATGATTGGTAAAATTGGTTTATCAATCCAGTCTTATGACAAGCGAACGGGCACATCGACAAATGAAATTCCTGCTGGTCGCGCTGTATTGCGTCACAAGCCTCATGGTGTGGTTGCAGTATTTGGTCCATACAACTTCCCGGGCCATTTACCAAATGGTCATATCGTGCCAGCACTAATTGCTGGTAACACTGTGGTATTTAAACCGTCAGAGCTAACACCTAAAGTAGCTGAGTTAATGCTTAAGTGCTGGGAAAAAGCCGGTCTTCCTGCTGGTGTGATAAACCTAGTTCAAGGTGAAGTTGAAACGGGTAAAGCGTTGGCTTCACACCCGCAAATCGACGGGCTATTCTTTACCGGTAGCTCTCGTACAGGTCATATCTTGCATGAGCAGTTCGCTGGGCACCCTGGTAAGATTTTAGCGTTGGAAATGGGCGGTAATAACCCGTTAATCGTAAAAGACGTCGCTGATACCAAGGCTGCAGTGCATGAGATTTTACAATCAGCTTATATCTCTGCTGGTCAACGTTGTACTTGTGCGCGTCGTTTGTATATCGAGCAAGGTGCGAAAGGTGACGAGTTAATCGCTATGCTGACCGAAGCGGTCAAGCAAATTGCTGTTGCTCCTTGGAATGCACAGCCACAGCCATTTATGGGCTCGATGATCTCTGAAGGCGCAGCAAAAGGCATGGTAGCGGCGCAAGACAACTTACAATCTCTAGGTGGCCAGTCTCTGGTTGAACTGAAGCATCTTGAAGCCGGTACAGGTCTAGTTAGCCCTGGCCTTATTGATGTGACAGCAATCGATGCACTGCCAGATGAAGAATACTTTGGCCCACTGCTGCAAGTGGTTCGGTACCAAGACTTTGATCAAGCAATTAATCTAGCTAACGATACTCGTTACGGGTTATCTGCAGGTTTACTTGCTGACAGCCGTGAAGATTATGATTACTTCTTGGCGCGTATTCGTGCAGGTATTGTTAACTGGAATAAGCAAATCACAGGCGCGTCAGGTGCAGCGCCATTTGGCGGTGTTGGCGCATCAGGTAACCACAGAGCGAGCGCATTTTACGCGGCAGACTACTGTGCATACCCTGTAGCCTCGGTTGAAGCCGATGCAGTTAACCTACCAACAAGTTTAAGCCCTGGCTTAAAACTGTAA
- the crp gene encoding cAMP-activated global transcriptional regulator CRP, producing MALIGKPKPDPTLEWFLSHCHIHKYPAKSTLIHAGEDSDTLYYIVKGSVAVLIKDEEGKEMILSYLNQGDFIGELGLFEEQAERTAWVRAKQACEIAEISYKKFKQLIQVNPEILMKLSAQMAYRLQSTSQKVGDLAFLDVAGRIAQTLLHLAKQPDAMTHPDGMQIKITRQEIGQIVGCSRETVGRILKMLEEQNLIQAHGKTIVVYGTR from the coding sequence ATGGCTCTTATTGGCAAGCCAAAACCTGATCCAACTTTGGAGTGGTTTCTTTCACACTGTCACATTCACAAATATCCTGCCAAGAGTACCTTGATTCACGCAGGCGAAGATTCAGACACTCTTTACTATATTGTTAAAGGTTCTGTCGCTGTTCTGATTAAAGATGAAGAAGGTAAAGAGATGATCCTGTCATATCTTAACCAAGGAGACTTTATCGGTGAACTAGGTTTGTTCGAAGAGCAAGCTGAACGTACTGCTTGGGTCCGTGCTAAACAGGCATGTGAAATTGCTGAAATCTCTTACAAGAAATTTAAGCAGCTTATTCAAGTTAACCCTGAAATCTTAATGAAGCTTTCAGCGCAAATGGCATACCGTCTGCAAAGCACCAGTCAAAAAGTAGGTGATTTGGCATTCCTAGACGTAGCAGGTCGCATTGCTCAAACTTTACTGCACCTTGCTAAGCAGCCAGATGCAATGACTCATCCCGACGGCATGCAAATTAAGATCACTCGTCAAGAGATCGGTCAAATTGTAGGTTGTTCTCGTGAGACCGTTGGCCGTATCTTGAAAATGCTTGAAGAGCAAAATCTTATCCAAGCACATGGTAAGACTATCGTAGTATACGGTACGCGCTAA
- a CDS encoding ATP-binding protein, translated as MISIRSKLSLWLSGLIVLATLTGIMLFESMLREAFHDSIINRLEEDLEHIILATRLEEGKLVIDQSQLSSFYKPAYSGRYYQLNLPNDVIRSRSLWDVQLKIEMLEAKEMRSWQAKGPKNNDIQLLSIGVGAPNTDLTATLTVAQDLSIGRRVFSEVFGVKLAINIAMLLSMLLGIFLILRQSFKPVKQVQESIAKLRDGEINQLNLDPIPQEILPLAKTYNELLEYTSKQVERSRNNLGNLSHGLKTPLAVMQQQVEALGLSEPEIASAMQQQLDDIRMMIERKLAAARVTGDMLPAAQMSFPKDFDSLISTLNKVHHHKSIDCKLITQVDNTRLPIHREDGMELFGNLLDNAFKWAQSQVSITLSIEPERILLTVEDDGVGVEQEALAQLTQRGKRLDEAVMGHGLGLSIVKEICEQYEFKLSFLSGQQLSGLSVVIEFPLTSDASSKS; from the coding sequence ATGATCTCGATTCGCTCTAAGTTAAGCTTGTGGCTAAGCGGGTTAATCGTGTTAGCCACCTTAACGGGTATTATGCTGTTCGAGTCGATGCTACGTGAGGCATTTCACGACTCAATTATTAACCGACTTGAGGAAGACTTAGAGCACATCATACTTGCTACAAGACTCGAAGAAGGCAAACTGGTCATTGATCAAAGCCAGCTATCTAGCTTCTATAAACCTGCTTATTCGGGGCGCTACTATCAACTAAACCTGCCAAACGACGTTATCCGTTCACGCTCACTATGGGACGTGCAGCTGAAGATTGAAATGCTTGAAGCCAAAGAGATGCGCTCATGGCAAGCAAAAGGGCCGAAAAACAATGATATTCAGTTATTGTCAATTGGTGTTGGTGCGCCTAACACTGACCTCACTGCAACCCTTACCGTAGCTCAAGACTTAAGTATTGGCCGGCGCGTGTTTAGTGAGGTATTCGGGGTAAAACTCGCCATTAATATTGCGATGTTATTGTCGATGCTGCTCGGTATTTTCTTAATTCTGCGCCAATCATTTAAGCCAGTGAAACAGGTACAAGAATCAATCGCTAAACTAAGAGATGGCGAGATAAACCAACTCAACCTAGACCCTATTCCACAAGAGATCTTACCGCTCGCAAAAACCTACAATGAGCTACTCGAATACACCTCAAAGCAAGTAGAGAGAAGTCGTAATAATCTAGGTAACTTGAGCCATGGCTTGAAAACGCCACTGGCCGTAATGCAGCAACAGGTTGAAGCCCTTGGCTTATCAGAGCCAGAAATTGCATCAGCGATGCAACAACAACTTGATGATATTCGCATGATGATTGAGCGTAAACTTGCTGCAGCGCGGGTTACTGGAGACATGCTGCCAGCTGCACAAATGAGCTTCCCTAAAGACTTTGATAGTCTAATTAGCACCCTCAATAAAGTGCATCACCATAAATCAATTGACTGTAAACTCATTACCCAGGTAGACAATACTCGTTTACCTATCCACCGTGAAGACGGCATGGAGTTATTTGGTAACTTACTGGATAACGCATTTAAATGGGCACAATCTCAAGTCAGTATTACCCTTAGTATCGAGCCTGAGCGCATTTTACTTACAGTTGAAGATGATGGTGTCGGTGTTGAGCAAGAGGCGCTAGCGCAGCTTACACAGCGCGGAAAACGTCTTGATGAAGCAGTAATGGGGCACGGACTAGGCTTGTCAATCGTTAAAGAAATCTGCGAGCAATATGAATTCAAGCTAAGTTTCTTGTCAGGGCAGCAGCTATCAGGTTTATCAGTGGTTATAGAGTTCCCACTAACTAGTGATGCCAGTAGTAAATCATAG
- a CDS encoding response regulator yields the protein MKLLLVEDNPLLVTELEKQLKQAGYVTDVTDKATEADYLIKESQYDCVILDIGLPDGNGLELLDSWRKDGLSTPVIMLTARSQWHEKVEGFNAGADDYLGKPFHAQELLARIQALIHRASGRMNSSDNQITVAGITLDVNEQKVMLEDKEYDLTAMEFRLLKIFLMSPKKLLSKTSLTEKLYQFDDEKESNVVEVYVTHLRKKLGKTAIETRRGQGYIFHGIA from the coding sequence ATGAAACTGCTACTCGTTGAAGACAACCCGCTGTTGGTCACTGAACTTGAAAAACAGCTTAAACAGGCAGGCTATGTCACGGATGTCACCGACAAAGCTACGGAAGCAGACTACCTAATCAAAGAATCTCAATACGACTGTGTCATTCTAGACATAGGCCTGCCAGATGGTAATGGCCTAGAACTGTTAGACTCATGGCGTAAAGACGGCCTATCAACGCCGGTCATCATGCTTACTGCTCGTAGTCAATGGCACGAAAAAGTCGAAGGCTTTAATGCAGGTGCAGACGACTACCTAGGCAAGCCATTCCACGCTCAAGAGTTACTTGCACGTATTCAAGCTTTGATTCACCGCGCCAGTGGGCGTATGAATTCATCTGATAATCAAATCACAGTTGCAGGTATCACCTTAGATGTAAACGAGCAAAAAGTAATGCTTGAAGATAAGGAATACGATCTCACTGCAATGGAGTTCAGGCTGCTAAAAATCTTCTTAATGTCGCCTAAAAAGCTACTGTCAAAAACTTCACTCACCGAAAAGCTATATCAATTCGATGATGAGAAAGAAAGCAACGTAGTCGAAGTTTATGTGACTCATCTACGTAAAAAATTGGGTAAAACAGCTATCGAGACCCGCCGCGGTCAGGGTTATATCTTCCACGGGATCGCCTAA
- a CDS encoding aspartate aminotransferase family protein — MSVEMNLTRAQFDEVMVPNYAPAAVIPVRGEGSRVWDQEGKEFVDFAGGIAVNCLGHCHPSLVAALKDQGEKLWHLSNVMTNEPALELATKLVNSTFAERVYFANSGAEANEAALKLARRYALDNFGEQKDQIIAFDKAFHGRTFFTVTVGGQAAYSDGFGPKPQSVTHIPFNDIAALEATISDKTCAIMLEPLQGEGGIINGDPEFLKAVRELADKHNALVIFDEVQTGIGRTGDLYAYMGTEIVPDILTSAKALGGGFPIAAMLTTEKVAKHLKVGTHGSTYGGNPLACAIGNAVMDVVNTDDVLAGVKQREQLFRDGLAEINAKYDVFSEVRGKGLLLGAVLNDKYNGRARDFLVASVAEGLMSLVAGANVVRFTPSLVIPEADIKEGLARFERAVAKVVAG; from the coding sequence ATGAGTGTTGAAATGAACTTAACTCGAGCCCAATTTGATGAAGTCATGGTGCCTAATTATGCGCCAGCGGCGGTAATCCCTGTTCGTGGTGAAGGTAGCCGAGTTTGGGATCAGGAAGGCAAAGAGTTTGTCGACTTCGCTGGCGGTATCGCAGTTAATTGTTTAGGCCACTGTCATCCATCTCTCGTTGCAGCGTTGAAAGATCAAGGTGAGAAGCTTTGGCACCTATCTAACGTAATGACTAACGAGCCTGCGCTTGAGCTAGCAACTAAGTTAGTTAACTCTACATTTGCTGAGCGCGTATACTTCGCTAACTCTGGTGCAGAAGCAAACGAAGCTGCGCTAAAACTTGCACGCCGTTACGCGCTAGATAACTTTGGTGAGCAAAAAGATCAAATTATCGCGTTTGATAAAGCGTTCCACGGTCGCACCTTCTTTACGGTAACCGTTGGTGGTCAAGCTGCATATTCAGACGGTTTTGGTCCTAAGCCACAAAGCGTTACTCACATTCCATTCAATGACATTGCCGCATTAGAAGCGACAATCTCTGATAAAACCTGTGCCATTATGCTTGAACCTCTGCAAGGAGAGGGCGGCATCATTAATGGTGACCCAGAATTCCTAAAAGCGGTTCGCGAGCTTGCAGACAAGCACAATGCATTGGTTATATTCGATGAAGTGCAAACGGGTATTGGCCGTACCGGTGACTTGTATGCCTACATGGGGACTGAAATCGTACCAGACATCCTAACTAGTGCTAAAGCGCTTGGTGGCGGTTTCCCAATCGCAGCTATGCTAACGACCGAAAAAGTGGCTAAGCACCTTAAAGTAGGTACTCACGGTTCTACATACGGCGGTAACCCGCTAGCTTGTGCTATCGGTAATGCGGTTATGGACGTGGTTAACACTGATGACGTACTTGCTGGTGTTAAACAGCGTGAGCAACTCTTCCGCGACGGTCTAGCTGAAATTAATGCTAAGTACGATGTATTTAGTGAAGTGCGCGGTAAAGGTTTATTACTTGGAGCAGTACTTAATGACAAGTACAACGGCCGTGCACGAGACTTCCTAGTTGCTTCAGTAGCTGAAGGCTTAATGAGCCTAGTTGCTGGTGCAAATGTTGTTCGTTTTACTCCTTCACTGGTTATCCCAGAAGCTGATATCAAAGAAGGCTTAGCACGTTTTGAACGTGCAGTAGCTAAAGTCGTGGCGGGATAA
- a CDS encoding sel1 repeat family protein, with amino-acid sequence MLSRVFVLPGALLALSSLSLPAFGFGLPETQETQTASKLVRIEFKAQQGDVDAQYLLGLMSITGRFVEKDLGLGNEWLNKAALQNHPKAQQTLADLSYEGKIYPRDLAEAKKWYAILAEQGNKWANFRLGFIYSAGGDGVERNCGKAMEQFSAVGDDVSLGNVAWILATCPEAEYRDGERAVDLSLKLLESNQNDPTILDNLAAAYAEQGAFEQAVTTQQKAIDALKQNPELANIDEFQSRLEQYRNNKAYREVIPLLN; translated from the coding sequence TTGTTGTCACGTGTATTTGTCCTTCCTGGTGCGTTGTTGGCACTGAGTAGCTTAAGCTTGCCTGCGTTTGGCTTTGGCTTACCAGAAACTCAGGAAACCCAAACCGCTAGCAAACTGGTACGTATTGAATTTAAAGCCCAGCAAGGCGATGTAGATGCTCAGTATCTGTTAGGTTTGATGAGTATTACCGGCCGTTTTGTCGAAAAAGATTTAGGTTTAGGCAATGAGTGGCTGAATAAAGCCGCATTGCAAAACCACCCAAAAGCTCAGCAAACGCTTGCTGATTTAAGCTATGAAGGCAAAATTTACCCACGGGATCTTGCTGAGGCTAAAAAGTGGTATGCCATATTAGCTGAGCAGGGTAACAAGTGGGCTAATTTCCGTCTCGGGTTTATTTACTCTGCAGGTGGTGATGGTGTTGAGCGAAACTGTGGTAAAGCCATGGAGCAGTTTTCTGCGGTTGGTGATGACGTGTCTCTTGGTAACGTGGCCTGGATTTTGGCAACGTGCCCTGAAGCTGAATACCGCGATGGTGAGCGTGCGGTCGACTTGTCGCTTAAGCTACTTGAAAGCAATCAAAACGATCCAACCATTTTAGACAACTTAGCAGCAGCTTACGCCGAGCAAGGTGCTTTTGAGCAAGCTGTAACTACTCAGCAAAAAGCTATCGACGCGCTGAAACAAAACCCTGAGCTTGCTAACATTGATGAGTTTCAAAGTCGCCTTGAGCAGTATCGTAACAACAAAGCTTATCGAGAAGTCATTCCTCTCTTGAACTGA
- a CDS encoding PepSY domain-containing protein, producing MSWLFSSVLSLSSVTFTQPPLAPNDTYEFEHNTAAQLVANGEIVSLNSALKTVEAYCKGQLIDVRLVQVSNTWFYAVQMQLSNGKQVYFELDASKDLTNSLSKPLSECTENETATR from the coding sequence ATGAGTTGGTTATTTAGCTCCGTTCTCAGCTTGAGTTCAGTTACTTTTACTCAGCCTCCACTAGCACCTAACGACACATATGAGTTTGAGCACAACACGGCTGCACAGTTAGTGGCCAATGGCGAAATCGTGTCGTTAAACAGCGCACTAAAAACTGTTGAAGCCTACTGCAAAGGCCAGCTAATTGATGTTAGGTTAGTGCAAGTAAGTAATACTTGGTTTTACGCTGTACAAATGCAACTATCTAACGGTAAACAGGTTTATTTTGAACTTGATGCCAGCAAAGATCTGACTAATTCACTATCAAAACCACTAAGTGAGTGTACCGAAAATGAAACTGCTACTCGTTGA
- a CDS encoding DUF1338 domain-containing protein: MHTDVNTLFAELWQDYIQMTPSAAKIHELLGKGEEIINDHIALRTFNIAKVNLDVLAKHFLALGYVDSGDYKFEQKKLVAKHFEHPDPTQPKVFISELLVEEFSDSLQQTIKGFIEQMDASVTTAENFIYSGRHWDLDIATYQALLTESEYAAWVAALGYRANHFTVSINHLADFEHIEDVNQALKDAGFVLNSSGGEVKGSAEVLLEQSSTMADRMTVKFSDGELEIPSCFYEFAKRYPKADGELYTGFVAASADKIFESTNS, translated from the coding sequence ATGCATACCGATGTAAACACGTTATTTGCCGAGCTGTGGCAAGACTATATTCAGATGACGCCATCTGCAGCGAAAATCCATGAGCTGTTAGGCAAGGGCGAAGAGATCATTAACGACCATATTGCGCTGCGCACTTTTAACATCGCTAAGGTCAACCTAGATGTACTTGCTAAGCACTTTTTGGCTTTAGGTTATGTGGATAGCGGCGACTATAAGTTTGAGCAAAAGAAACTTGTTGCTAAACACTTTGAGCATCCAGACCCAACCCAACCTAAAGTATTTATCTCTGAGCTATTAGTAGAAGAGTTTAGTGATTCACTGCAGCAAACGATTAAAGGCTTTATCGAGCAGATGGACGCTTCTGTGACCACTGCTGAGAACTTTATCTACTCAGGTCGTCACTGGGACTTAGATATCGCTACTTATCAAGCACTGCTTACTGAGAGTGAGTATGCTGCTTGGGTTGCTGCGTTGGGATACCGCGCAAATCACTTTACAGTATCAATCAATCATCTTGCTGATTTTGAGCACATTGAAGATGTTAACCAGGCGCTTAAAGATGCGGGCTTTGTATTAAATAGCTCAGGTGGTGAAGTGAAAGGCTCTGCTGAGGTATTACTTGAGCAATCATCAACCATGGCTGATCGCATGACTGTTAAGTTCTCAGATGGTGAGCTAGAGATCCCATCTTGCTTCTATGAGTTTGCTAAGCGTTATCCAAAAGCGGACGGTGAGCTTTATACTGGTTTTGTTGCGGCATCAGCCGATAAGATTTTTGAGTCGACCAATAGCTAA